A segment of the Halovivax limisalsi genome:
CTGGGTTCGAGACGGACATGGTGTGGCGTATTCGCCTTCTCGTGGCATCCTCAAGATTGTTCCGCTCATCCGGACCGATCGGCGGGTCGGATCAGCGGAGGCGTCGGTCCTCTCGTGGACGGCAACGCCCCCGTTCCGTGTCAGTACTCCGGACCCGTCTCGAGAATGTCGTCGGACGGGGGAACGCGGGACGAGGAGCCGTACTCGCGGAACGCGAGGTAGACGGTCGTGACGATGCCGGCGAGGGCGACACCGACGACCGCGTGGACGAGTTCGGCTTCACCCTGGAACGCGACCGACGCGGCGCTCCGGCCGAGACCGACGGACAGCGACCCACCGAGGACGACCAGCCAGAGCCCCAGGGCGACCGTCGCGTGCGTCCGTCGGTCGACGGTCTCGACCCACCGGGCCAGGAGCGCGCAACCGAGCAGGATCGTTCCGGCTGCCAGCCCGCCGGCGACGAGGCCACCAGCGGCGAACAACCCGCTGGCCCCGACGAAGCAAGTGATGCCGGCCGCCGGACGCAGGCGGCCCCCACAGCGGTGTGCGAACGCGGATTGCACGGTTGTTGGCGGCACCTGTCGCCCGACCCTGAAATAGTTGTTGGGCGAGAGCGGTGACGGCGGTCGAGCGGACTGTCACCTCAGGGGGCGAGACGCCGGAAACGACGAGGCGTCGATCGCGGCGTGCCTCAGTCCGACCGTCGCTGGCCAGTCTTGCGGGCACCGGTTGCGTCCGAGTGGGGGACGACGGGCCCAGCGGCAGACGTGCCACTGTGACGCGGGCGACCCGTCTGCGAAGCTCCGACTACGGCAACAACATATATCTTCGTGGAATCCGACCGTTTCGCGTAACGACGGACGTCACTGTGACCCCCACCGCTCCCGCCGGTCGCGCACTATCGGCTTCGTCCACAGAGCGCCGGCTGAGTGCGACACCGTCCGGTGATTTCGATGGCTGAAGAGTTGCAGGACGACTGGTTCGAACGCGCCATGGCGGCGGCCGACGACGAACCGGTCGAAGGTGACGACGAATCGGCGGGGGGCGAGGGCGAATCGGAAGCGGCCGACGGCGAGCCGATCGAGGCCCACGAGGGGACGGAGATCGAGACCGACCCGGCCGAGACCGACGACGGGACGGACGACACGATCGAGCACGGAGCGGCGACGGAATCTGCCCTCGGCCGGAACGGGAACGAGGCCGATACAGCGATCGATCGGTTCGACACGGCGGGCGAGGCCAACGGATCCGACGAACCGGACGACCGATCGGCGCCCGTCGACACTGTCGCGGGCGGCGATTCCGCCGAAACGACGGCGCGGTCGACCGCTGGGTCCGAACCGGCTGCGCCGGAGGCGACCGCGTCCGCGGACGAGTCGGACGGACTCTTCGAGGAGGACTTCGGATCCGCGCTCCAGTCCGCCGGGGCGCCGTCGATGGGCGGGTCCGGCGGCGGGCCTGACAGGTTCTCCGACGTCGACTTCGGCCTCGACGAGGGGACGCCGGATTTCGACGAGGATCTCGAGACGTCGCTTGCGCGCATTCAACTGGGAATCGAGGGGCTGGACCAGATGATCCAGGGCGGCATTCCGGAACGGTCGCTCATGGTAGCCATCGGAAGCGCGGGGACGGGCAAGACGACCTGCGGGTTGCAGTTTCTGAACCACGGACTCGAAAACGGGGAACGAGGCGTCTACATCACGCTCGAGGAGTCGCGCTCGCGCGTCATCAACAGCGCGACGGAGAAGGGCTGGCGGTTCGACGAGTTCGACGACCGCGGCGATCTGGCCATCGTCGACGTCGACCCCGTCGAGATGGCGACCCAGCTTGATG
Coding sequences within it:
- a CDS encoding KaiC domain-containing protein, which codes for MAEELQDDWFERAMAAADDEPVEGDDESAGGEGESEAADGEPIEAHEGTEIETDPAETDDGTDDTIEHGAATESALGRNGNEADTAIDRFDTAGEANGSDEPDDRSAPVDTVAGGDSAETTARSTAGSEPAAPEATASADESDGLFEEDFGSALQSAGAPSMGGSGGGPDRFSDVDFGLDEGTPDFDEDLETSLARIQLGIEGLDQMIQGGIPERSLMVAIGSAGTGKTTCGLQFLNHGLENGERGVYITLEESRSRVINSATEKGWRFDEFDDRGDLAIVDVDPVEMATQLDAIQDELPALIEDFGASRLVLDSVSLLEMMYEDRAARRNEIYDFTKSLKRAGVTALLTSEAAENTPYASRYGIVEYLTDAVFVLQYVRPDDFRETRLAVEIQKIRDANHSREKKPYEITNEGISVHQQANLF